Proteins from one Panicum virgatum strain AP13 chromosome 7K, P.virgatum_v5, whole genome shotgun sequence genomic window:
- the LOC120641582 gene encoding uncharacterized protein LOC120641582, producing the protein MLASTAASLRPPLRRFRGGAAFPFGVPRGGIRAADPLSPRPRRRALACRADLQQDAPFAAAIGACVLASLVLPPPRPRGEVGEEVEEGEAFGATDTRMAVMGIISFLPYFNWLSWIFAWLDSGRRRYLVYAAVYLAPYLRTNLSLSPDESWLPIASIFICILHIQLEAGIRSGDIESFNFFPSPAKKKGGHHGNKTDSIGMGDRHNRRIPSAHESRERLRNSDIFKRNLDEPNEDKQNKSDWN; encoded by the exons ATgctcgcctccaccgccgcctccctccggccgcccctccgccgcttccggggcggcgccgccttccCCTTTGGCGTCCCCCGCGGAGGCATACGCGCGGCTGACCCTCTCTCCCCCAGGCCCAGGCGGCGGGCGCTGGCCTGCCGCGCGGACCTGCAGCAGGACGCGCCGTTCGCGGCCGCCATCGGCGCCTGCGTGCTCGCCTCGCTCGTGCTGCCCCCTCCCAGGCCCCGCGGCGAGGTgggcgaggaggtggaggagggagaggcGTTTGGTGCCACGGACACGAGGATGGCCGTGATGGGGATCATCTCCTTCCTGCCTTACTTCAACTGGCTG AGCTGGATCTTTGCGTGGCTGGACAGCGGGAGGCGGAGGTATCTCGTCTACGCTGCCGTCTACTTGGCTCCTTACCTCAG AACTAACTTATCACTGTCACCTGATGAGAGCTGGTTACCTATTGCTAGCATATTTATCTGCATTTTACATATTCAG TTAGAAGCAGGTATCAGGAGTGGCGATATTGAAAGCTTCAACTTCTTTCCTAGTCCTGCTAAAAAGAAGGGTGGCCACCATGGAAACAAGACAGATTCAATTGGAATG GGAGATAGACACAATAGGAGAATACCATCAGCACATGAATCTAGAGAAAGGCTCCGCAATTCAGACATCTTCAAGAGGAATCTTGATGAGCCCAACGAGGATAAGCAAAATAAGTCTGATTGGAACTGA
- the LOC120641583 gene encoding serine, glycine and glutamine-rich protein-like: protein MDLGLGGATGRAGSGGGGARGMSGSGGSRDSPFAIGGGGASAAAWTRLVSSGVEDELVAASGGGGGRSGAAAGGLPLGHFLEACFLCRKPLASNRDIFMYRGDIPFCTEECRREQIEMDEEMERKENTTPKKVAARAPVESPPRPPKARAGSILAG from the exons atggacCTCGGTctcggcggcgcgacgggcAGGGCCGGGagcgggggaggaggggcgcggggcATGAGCGGGAGCGGGGGCAGCAGGGACAGCCCGTTCGCcatcggcgggggcggcgcgtcggcggcggcgtggacgcgGCTCGTCAGCTCCGGCGTGGAGGACGAGCTGGTGGCCGCttcgggcggaggcggaggacgtTCGGGAGCGGCAGCGGGAGGGCTGCCCCTGGGCCACTTTTTGGAGGCCTGCTTCCTCTGCCGGAAGCCCCTCGCCAGCAACCGCGACATCTTCATGTACAG AGGTGACATCCCATTCTGCACCGAGGAGTGCAGGAGGGAGCAGATCGAAATGGACGAGGAGATGGAGCGGAAGGAGAACACCACCCCGAAGAAGGTGGCGGCGAGGGCGCCAGTGGAGTCCCCGCCGAGGCCTCCCAAGGCCCGGGCAGGGTCAATCCTCGCCGGCTAA
- the LOC120641584 gene encoding FCS-Like Zinc finger 1-like, with the protein MKGSGAMKPSSMFYVHEADVVQIHHFLEECSLCAKSLSGDIFMYRGDTPFCSEECRQQQIEVDRAKHRRKKRAAAHALSARSKENRHHHHHHHPQHHHHHQQPQPRKPGMDANPWVDAGFARAPALRV; encoded by the exons ATGAAGGGGAGCGGTGCCATGAAACCGTCGTCCATGTTCTACGTCCACGAGGCGGACGTCGTCCAGATCCACCACTTCCTCGAGGAGTGCTCCCTCTGCGCCAAGTCGCTCTCCGGCGACATCTTCATGTACAG AGGTGACACGCCGTTCTGCAGCGAGGAGTGCCGGCAGCAGCAGATCGAGGTGGACAGGGCGAAGCACCGGCGGAagaagcgcgcggcggcgcacgcgctgTCCGCGCGCAGCAAGGAGAaccggcaccaccaccaccatcaccaccctcaacaccaccaccaccaccagcaaccGCAGCCGCGGAAGCCCGGCATGGACGCCAACCCCTGGGTCGACGCCGGCTTCGCGCGGGCGCCCGCGCTGCGCGTCTGA
- the LOC120641586 gene encoding FCS-Like Zinc finger 3-like, whose amino-acid sequence MAHYNPVSVDAYGDLEAGFSGHSATPLKPAASPRRPGRMFCDPCDDADELHGHHHFLDICFRCRKLLSGNRDIFMYRGDMPFCSEECRQEQIEIDEAREQRLKQTGRAEQQRQRQQKQSPQRIPIWAW is encoded by the exons ATGGCGCACTACAACCCCGTCTCCGTGGACGCCTACGGCGACCTCGAGGCTGGCTTCTCCGGCCACTCCGCCACCCCTCTGAAGCCGGCGGCCTCGCCGAGGCGGCCGGGACGCATGTTCTGCGACCCCTgtgacgacgccgacgagctccacGGCCACCACCACTTCCTCGACATCTGCTTCCGCTGCCGCAAGCTCCTCTCCGGCAACAGAGACATCTTCATGTACAG AGGTGACATGCCGTTCTGCAGCGAGGAGTGCCGGCAGGAGCAGATCGAGATCGACGAGGCGAGGGAGCAGCGGCTGAAGCAGACGGGGAGGGccgagcagcagcggcagcggcagcagaagCAGAGCCCCCAGAGGATCCCCATCTGGGCGTGGTGA
- the LOC120641587 gene encoding FCS-Like Zinc finger 1-like — translation MASAFFFDAEPLCEPSAPALDVCALCAKPLGRDSDIFMYMGDTPFCSEECRHEQMQLDAMRARQAARSAARRQQQQYSGRAESSRHHESSKVSVAT, via the coding sequence ATGGCCTCTGCCTTCTTCTTCGACGCCGAGCCGCTCTGCGAGCCCAGCGCGCCGGCGCTGGACGTGTGCGCGCTCTGCGCCAAGCCGCTGGGCCGCGACAGCGACATCTTCATGTACATGGGGGACACGCCCTTCTGCAGCGAGGAGTGCCGCCACGAGCAGATGCAGCTAGACGCCATGCGCGCCAGGCAGGCCGCCAGGTCCGCCGCccggaggcagcagcagcagtactcGGGCAGGGCGGAGTCGTCGCGCCACCACGAGTCCAGTAAGGTGTCCGTGGCGACCTGA